A stretch of bacterium DNA encodes these proteins:
- a CDS encoding M23 family metallopeptidase — protein MTPGRRSHPPLPRRVARWALTAALLPLVAAVILPAAAPGAAAGTLTVTPAAPVQGDTLAIVVHAAPGSKITVRFGGASLPVFVVGEGTWRALRGTDPDTPPASYVVTAKIIPPNRAAVSLLQTVRVARKQFAERHLTLSPGTMGLITPKNLAIERDALDSVLGRRTPEALWRGPFVAPVEGPMDSPYGYQGFYNGVREWWHQGVDFDVPAGAPVTAPNAGIVVLARALPLGGNTVVLDHGQGVLTEYLHLSAFTVQAGQRVAQGDLIARIGATGLVTGPGLHWGLYADGHWVNPLFWMTSRPGLTD, from the coding sequence ATGACGCCCGGCCGCCGCTCGCATCCGCCGCTCCCGCGGCGCGTCGCGCGATGGGCCCTGACCGCCGCGCTCCTGCCGCTGGTGGCGGCGGTGATCCTGCCCGCCGCGGCGCCGGGCGCCGCGGCGGGCACGCTGACGGTCACCCCGGCCGCTCCCGTGCAGGGAGACACACTCGCGATCGTGGTCCACGCGGCTCCCGGCTCGAAGATCACGGTGCGGTTCGGCGGGGCATCCTTGCCGGTGTTTGTGGTGGGGGAGGGGACGTGGCGGGCGCTGCGCGGCACGGACCCGGACACCCCGCCGGCGTCCTACGTCGTCACCGCCAAGATCATCCCGCCCAACAGAGCCGCCGTGTCGCTGCTCCAAACGGTGCGGGTCGCGCGGAAACAATTTGCCGAGCGGCACCTGACGCTGTCGCCGGGGACGATGGGCCTCATCACCCCGAAGAACCTCGCGATCGAGCGGGACGCGCTTGACTCGGTACTCGGCCGGCGCACGCCGGAGGCGCTGTGGCGCGGGCCGTTCGTGGCGCCCGTCGAAGGACCGATGGATTCGCCGTACGGCTACCAGGGTTTCTACAACGGGGTCCGCGAGTGGTGGCACCAGGGCGTGGATTTCGACGTGCCGGCCGGCGCGCCGGTCACCGCACCCAACGCCGGGATCGTCGTGCTCGCGCGGGCCCTTCCCCTCGGCGGCAACACCGTCGTGCTCGACCACGGCCAGGGCGTCCTGACCGAATACCTGCATCTATCCGCGTTCACCGTGCAGGCCGGCCAGCGCGTGGCACAGGGTGACCTGATTGCCCGCATCGGGGCCACCGGTTTGGTGACGGGCCCCGGCCTGCATTGGGGACTCTACGCCGATGGCCACTGGGTCAATCCGTTGTTCTGGATGACATCACGGCCCGGTCTGACAGACTAG
- a CDS encoding thiamine pyrophosphate-dependent enzyme translates to MSAACAYRILGEAMDDRTTVVDEAVTAARIVDRYLPLRTERSYLGIAAGSLGLGLPAALGAQMAWPDRRVICTIGDGSLMYTVQALWTAARYHIPVTVLVVDNRAYEVLKSGMAAYKGGTVPPDRLVGMDLDAPPIDIPGFARSFGVAAQTVGGAVP, encoded by the coding sequence ATGAGCGCCGCGTGCGCTTACCGGATCCTCGGCGAGGCGATGGACGACCGGACGACGGTGGTCGACGAGGCCGTGACGGCCGCGCGCATCGTCGACCGGTACCTGCCGTTGCGCACCGAACGGTCCTACCTGGGGATCGCCGCCGGCTCTCTGGGCCTCGGCCTCCCTGCCGCGCTCGGCGCGCAGATGGCCTGGCCCGATCGGCGGGTCATCTGTACCATCGGCGACGGGTCGTTGATGTACACGGTCCAGGCATTGTGGACCGCGGCGCGCTACCACATTCCGGTCACGGTCCTTGTGGTCGACAACCGGGCCTACGAGGTGCTCAAGTCCGGCATGGCCGCATATAAAGGAGGGACCGTGCCGCCGGACCGCCTGGTAGGGATGGACCTCGACGCCCCGCCGATCGACATTCCCGGCTTCGCCCGGAGCTTCGGGGTCGCCGCTCAAACCGTCGGCGGGGCCGTCCCCTAG
- a CDS encoding RraA family protein, with amino-acid sequence MPQPLGPDALARLRTYTTPTLANAIETFNVRPRTAGFTAGRVRCIFPDLGPMVGYAVTATCRASQAPPADATARRAALWRAVEATPAPRIVVIQDLDDPPGIGAFWGEVQSTIHHALGCVGTVTNGGVRDLDEVRALGFHFFAGSVVVSHAYVHLVDVGGPVEIDGLPARPGDLLHGDRHGVLAIPHVVAGRLDDAVERVNQSEQEVLAYCRRPDFTREGLEAIYLRRR; translated from the coding sequence ATGCCCCAGCCGCTCGGACCCGACGCGCTCGCTCGGCTCCGCACGTACACGACGCCGACGCTCGCCAACGCGATCGAAACGTTCAACGTCCGGCCGCGGACGGCCGGCTTCACGGCCGGACGGGTTCGCTGCATCTTTCCCGATCTCGGCCCCATGGTCGGCTACGCCGTGACCGCGACGTGCCGCGCGAGCCAGGCCCCGCCCGCCGACGCCACCGCCCGCCGCGCCGCGCTGTGGCGCGCGGTCGAAGCGACGCCGGCGCCGCGGATCGTGGTGATCCAGGACCTCGACGATCCACCGGGGATCGGCGCGTTCTGGGGCGAGGTGCAGAGCACGATTCATCACGCGCTCGGCTGCGTCGGCACCGTCACGAACGGCGGGGTGCGGGACCTCGACGAGGTCCGGGCCCTCGGTTTCCACTTTTTCGCCGGGAGCGTCGTGGTCTCCCACGCCTACGTCCACCTCGTCGACGTCGGCGGCCCGGTCGAGATCGACGGCCTGCCGGCGCGCCCCGGCGACCTGCTGCACGGCGACCGGCACGGCGTGCTGGCGATTCCCCACGTGGTCGCCGGCCGGCTCGACGACGCGGTCGAACGGGTGAATCAGTCCGAGCAGGAAGTCCTCGCCTACTGCCGGCGTCCCGACTTCACGCGCGAAGGCCTCGAGGCGATCTACCTCAGGCGGAGATAG
- a CDS encoding MFS transporter: MWAAQFLAMVGLTLIVPFMPLYIGTLGVRRPEDVERWSGILFAAPFLAQTLIAPLWGVVGDRYGRKIMVLRALTGIGVTNMLAAAVGAVWQLLALRMVQGGVSGFVAATNALVSSSIPRDRLGTVMGLLQSSLTAGGIIGPLIGGALADAIGFRWVFVVTGLMCWMGTGVVLVATREPAPPQSSARGPGVRDNLAFFLRSPVLRTVGLLLCTSNLAVMAIEPIFPIFVGTLGVPAGRVATVAGVLFSATGFASMVGAAMWGRVSDRVGEGRVLGLVFSGACVAYIAQAAARGPLTLFVLRVALGLAVGGLMPPLYAIVARRTPPERLGGIMGLTSSSIMIGNLVGPIAGGVFAAAAGIRPVFVASGALLGLAALATRGLASVSEAGSE; this comes from the coding sequence TTGTGGGCCGCCCAGTTTCTGGCGATGGTCGGCCTCACGCTGATCGTGCCGTTCATGCCCCTCTACATCGGTACGCTGGGGGTGCGCCGGCCCGAAGACGTCGAGCGGTGGAGCGGCATTCTGTTCGCGGCGCCGTTCCTTGCGCAAACCCTGATCGCGCCCCTGTGGGGCGTGGTCGGCGACCGTTACGGGCGCAAGATCATGGTGCTGCGTGCGCTCACCGGCATCGGCGTCACGAACATGCTCGCCGCGGCCGTCGGCGCGGTCTGGCAACTGCTCGCGCTGCGCATGGTGCAGGGCGGCGTGAGCGGCTTCGTGGCCGCGACGAACGCGCTGGTGTCGTCCTCGATTCCGCGCGATCGCCTGGGCACGGTGATGGGCCTGCTCCAGTCCTCCCTGACCGCGGGCGGCATCATCGGTCCGCTGATCGGCGGCGCGCTGGCCGATGCGATCGGGTTCCGGTGGGTCTTCGTCGTCACCGGGCTGATGTGCTGGATGGGGACCGGCGTCGTGCTGGTCGCGACGCGTGAGCCCGCGCCGCCGCAGTCCAGCGCGCGCGGGCCGGGTGTACGCGATAATCTGGCCTTCTTTCTCCGGTCGCCGGTGCTGCGGACCGTAGGGCTGCTCCTGTGCACCAGCAACCTCGCGGTCATGGCGATCGAACCGATTTTTCCGATCTTTGTCGGCACCCTCGGGGTGCCGGCGGGGCGGGTCGCGACGGTGGCCGGCGTGCTGTTCTCCGCGACGGGCTTCGCCTCGATGGTGGGAGCCGCCATGTGGGGCCGGGTCTCGGACCGCGTCGGCGAAGGCCGGGTCCTCGGCTTGGTCTTCTCCGGCGCCTGCGTCGCCTACATCGCGCAGGCCGCGGCACGGGGTCCGCTGACGTTGTTTGTGCTGCGCGTCGCGCTCGGCTTGGCGGTCGGGGGCCTGATGCCGCCGCTCTACGCGATCGTGGCGCGCCGGACGCCGCCGGAGCGCCTCGGCGGGATCATGGGCCTGACCAGCAGTTCGATCATGATCGGCAATCTGGTGGGGCCGATCGCCGGCGGGGTGTTCGCGGCCGCCGCCGGCATCCGGCCGGTGTTTGTGGCGTCCGGCGCGCTGCTCGGCCTCGCTGCGCTGGCCACGCGCGGGCTGGCGTCCGTCTCCGAGGCCGGCAGCGAGTAG
- a CDS encoding Rieske (2Fe-2S) protein, giving the protein METPVRQWVRAARAADVQAAGRLAVSVDGHTIALFAWDGRLYAVDNRCPHMGFPLDRGTVADGILTCHWHHARFDLAGGGTFDQFADDVRAYPVEVRGGDVYVDLSPRGDPGAHHRRRLRDGLERDIPLVIAKAALVLAGDPADRGAGPVRHGPGPADRGADPATDAPSGAGQAVRIGLDFGTRYRAGGWGQGLTILTCYANLLPHLDAPDRPWALYHGLSAVARDTDGAAPRFAIAPLPDGSADIDRLTGWFRRFVEVRDAEGAERCIVSAVRAGGDGAALARMLFAAATDHRFIQIGHVLDFTNKAFEALDLAGWAHAEATLASLATAYAAADRMEESNAWRHPIDLVAIVEAAADRLPAALEAGRGRRAAPDSRGAGGPDGLGAAPGGGQDGLGPVLLADDPQAIADALLDALRDGTDPLDVAGAVAYAAALRIAQFPQSNEFGDWDTALHTFTFANAVEQGLRRSGSVPLLRGIFDAAMSVYLDRFLNVPPARLPDPDPAAPADLLAALGAALDRQQQVTAGARLVVTHVARGGSVERLLATLGHLLVREDRNFHTIQMVEAAVRQYAGLRAKPDGAVVLIAAVRYLAAHAPTVRAEGQTFDIARRLNRGERLFEGD; this is encoded by the coding sequence ATGGAGACTCCGGTGCGGCAATGGGTGCGGGCGGCGCGGGCCGCCGACGTGCAGGCCGCCGGGCGCCTCGCGGTGTCCGTCGACGGACACACGATCGCGCTCTTTGCGTGGGACGGCCGCCTGTACGCGGTGGATAATCGTTGTCCTCACATGGGCTTCCCGCTGGATCGCGGTACCGTCGCGGACGGCATTCTCACCTGCCACTGGCATCACGCGCGGTTCGATCTTGCCGGCGGCGGCACGTTCGATCAGTTCGCCGACGACGTGCGGGCATATCCGGTCGAGGTGCGCGGCGGGGACGTCTACGTCGATCTGTCGCCGCGGGGGGACCCGGGCGCCCACCACCGCCGGCGTCTTCGCGACGGCCTCGAGCGTGACATCCCGCTGGTCATCGCGAAGGCCGCGCTCGTCCTGGCCGGCGACCCCGCTGATCGCGGGGCAGGCCCCGTTCGTCACGGGCCAGGCCCCGCTGATCGCGGGGCGGATCCGGCGACCGACGCCCCGTCTGGCGCGGGGCAGGCGGTCCGGATCGGCCTCGACTTCGGCACCCGGTACCGCGCCGGGGGATGGGGGCAGGGCCTCACCATCCTCACGTGCTACGCGAACCTCCTGCCGCACCTCGACGCCCCGGACCGGCCATGGGCGCTCTACCACGGCCTGAGCGCGGTCGCCCGGGATACCGATGGAGCGGCGCCGCGGTTTGCGATCGCCCCGCTCCCGGACGGCTCCGCGGACATCGACCGGCTCACCGGCTGGTTCCGGCGGTTCGTGGAGGTGCGCGACGCCGAGGGCGCCGAGCGGTGCATCGTGTCCGCGGTGCGCGCCGGCGGGGACGGGGCGGCCCTTGCGCGGATGCTGTTCGCGGCCGCCACGGACCACCGCTTCATCCAGATCGGGCACGTGCTCGACTTTACGAACAAAGCCTTCGAAGCCCTCGATCTCGCCGGATGGGCCCACGCCGAAGCGACGCTCGCCAGCCTCGCGACGGCCTACGCGGCCGCCGATCGGATGGAAGAGTCGAATGCCTGGCGCCATCCCATCGATCTGGTCGCCATCGTGGAAGCGGCCGCGGACCGACTCCCGGCGGCGCTCGAGGCGGGTCGCGGGCGGCGCGCGGCCCCCGACTCTCGCGGGGCAGGCGGCCCTGACGGTCTCGGCGCGGCCCCCGGCGGGGGGCAGGACGGGCTGGGGCCCGTGCTGCTCGCCGACGACCCGCAGGCGATCGCGGATGCGCTGCTCGACGCGCTGCGCGACGGGACGGATCCCCTCGACGTCGCCGGCGCCGTGGCGTATGCGGCGGCGCTTCGCATCGCGCAGTTTCCACAGTCCAACGAGTTCGGCGACTGGGACACCGCACTCCACACGTTCACGTTTGCCAACGCCGTGGAGCAGGGGCTGCGCCGGAGCGGTTCGGTGCCGCTCCTGCGTGGGATCTTCGATGCCGCGATGAGCGTGTACCTCGACCGGTTTCTCAACGTCCCGCCGGCGCGGCTGCCGGACCCGGATCCGGCGGCGCCCGCCGACCTCCTCGCCGCGCTCGGCGCCGCGCTCGACCGCCAACAGCAGGTGACGGCCGGCGCGCGCCTCGTTGTCACCCACGTGGCCCGCGGCGGCTCGGTGGAACGCCTGCTCGCGACGCTCGGGCACCTGCTCGTGCGCGAAGACCGCAACTTCCACACCATCCAGATGGTGGAAGCGGCCGTCCGTCAATACGCCGGCCTGCGTGCCAAGCCCGACGGCGCCGTTGTCCTGATTGCGGCCGTTCGGTATCTTGCGGCCCACGCCCCGACGGTGCGGGCCGAAGGCCAGACCTTTGACATCGCCCGGCGCCTCAATCGCGGGGAGCGTCTCTTCGAGGGGGACTGA
- a CDS encoding DUF2231 domain-containing protein — translation MLIHPLVVHFPIALWLTAAFFDVLGLRRPGEALFREMAYWLLGLGVAAAFVAIAVGWIDLWNLEAQGVGTGIEHRHLVHSSSAYVTTALFLAIFLWRWRRRNDVPAWAAVLSIIGALAVALTGYLGHDMRQLM, via the coding sequence GTGCTGATCCACCCTCTCGTCGTTCATTTCCCGATCGCCTTGTGGCTGACCGCGGCGTTCTTCGATGTCCTGGGTCTGCGGAGACCCGGCGAGGCGCTGTTCCGGGAGATGGCGTACTGGCTGCTCGGCCTCGGCGTGGCCGCGGCCTTCGTTGCCATCGCCGTCGGCTGGATCGATCTGTGGAATCTTGAGGCGCAGGGAGTCGGTACCGGAATCGAGCACCGCCACCTGGTGCACAGTTCCTCCGCGTACGTCACGACGGCCCTGTTTCTCGCCATTTTCCTGTGGCGCTGGCGCCGCCGGAACGACGTGCCGGCGTGGGCCGCCGTCCTCTCGATCATCGGGGCGCTGGCCGTCGCGCTGACCGGCTACCTCGGCCACGACATGCGCCAGCTCATGTGA